The sequence below is a genomic window from Blastopirellula retiformator.
GGTCATCGCTTTCGAGCCGTTTGCGTCCAACTATCAGCGGCTGGAAAGCAACGCGCAGCGCAACGCCCTCGAGGATTACTGCGAACTGTACAACGTGGGCTTGTCGGACGAACGGAAAGAGTGCGAGATCACGCTCCGCGAAGATTTCGAAGGCGGGTCCGAGACGGGCAACGCCGCGATTCCGGTCGGCGATGAAAAGGACAAGAACTTCCGTCGAGCTCCGATCATGCTGGAGATGCTCGACGCCTTCTGGCAAGAGCACCAGTATCAAGACCGCAAAATCGACGTCATCAAGGTCGATATCGAAGGGCATGAAGACTACTTCTTCCGCGGCGCTCGCACGGTCATCGAAGCCCAGCGGCCGACGATCCTGATGGAAGTCAACAAACCGTACTATCAAGCTCGCGAGGTCGAACTCGACAGTCTATTCCTGCCCCTCATTCCGCCCGATTACGTGTTATTTCGCCCCTTGGGCAGCGGCTGGACGACGCTGCAGTCGCTACACGATTGCCAAGCGTTGGACAACGCGCTGCTCGTCCCGCGCGAAAAGCTCGACCTGCCAAGGTACGAGCGTTTTCGCAAACTCGCCGACACGTAAACGTAGGGCAGGCCGTGCCTGCCGGAATCAAACCGGTCGCCATCTACAATTTGGCTACTTCTTTTCCTTCGCCTTCTCACGCGCCACGGCAGCGCGGCCTTTGACCGCTTCGACTTCTTCCGCCTGGCCCCAGAAGTAGATCACCAGGCCGATCACTAGGCCAAAGCCGCTAGCCGAAAGCACGGCGGAGGGACTTTGCGTGAAGGTTGAATTTTGCGCGGCCGCTTGCGTGGTCAGCACCAAGCCGACGACGCTGATCGCCAAGCCGAGCAAGTCGGAGAGAATCTCTCGCAGGCTAAAGCCGAGGTGCGCAAAGACGACCAGTTTGCCAATCACCAATTGCAGCGCGTACCCAACCACGCCGGAGAACATCAGCGCAAAGGCGAACCAGTGAAACGCCGGGAACTCCATCGCCTCGGCCAATTGATAGATCGGCGTTAGGATGCCGGCCGACGTTTCTTGGGCCGTCTCGGACTGGTCGACGTGTTTTGAGATCTCGTCGATCTGATCGGTGATGTCAGGCTTGGGGTCAGCTTTGGATTCCGCTGCGGCATGCTCTTCTTCAGCCGCCGCTTCGCCGGCGGGCTCAGGCGTCATCGCGTCACCTTCTTCGACCTCCGGTTTCGCCGCTTCGGCCGGTTCGGCGACGACCGGTGGAGCATCGCTCTCCTCTTGCGCCCAAGCCGGCGCTTGCATCACCCCCAACACCAGAGTCATCAACACGATCGAGGCCAACAGACGCGACATGAGTTCCACCTTCCTTTAATAGGGTGCATTCCACCGACGACGGCGCCATCTCGATTCTATCGCTCGCACGCGATGGCTCGCACCGTCTTGCCGATGAAGATTTCGCCTGTTTTGCTGGCAATTTCTTCATCCAAGAATCGATCGATGTAGTCTGGTATTCGCCGATCGCCGACGATTCTTGGGTGAAATCACGCGGAGCCGGTCGCCGTTCGAGCTACAACGAACGACGCAGTCTCTACCTGCCTGTTGAAAAATGCCATCGTGGCATTTTTCAACCTCGCCAGGCTCAGAGCATAGCTCTTCGCGGCTCGCATCCATGCGATCACGCAGTCCGTCGAGAAAATCAACGGACTGCTACGCTTCGTCATTCTGGTTTCGGCCTTCGTCATTTCTGTGGCGACCTCAGCGCGACAAATCAGCCCAGAGTTGTTCAGGGGCGCCAAGATTCGCGCAATCTGCGCCACACTGGGGGCTTATTCGCAAAGAAACGAGAAGGGATTGCGCAAATAGGAGAAATCGCATATTGAATTCATACGCACCGCTTGGTTTGATAGAGAGATCCCTCTGCCTCGCCAGATTCTACTTTCACTTTTTGTCCCGCCCCCATTGAATGGAGAACCAAGTCTATGGATTCTGTCGATGCATCGCGTCGCACTTTTCTGAAGACGACCGCCGCCGGCGTCGCTGCGACTTCGCTGGCCGTAGGCGCCGCCAAATCGCAAGCGGCTGACGCCAACTCCAAACTTCGCATCGGCTTTGT
It includes:
- a CDS encoding FkbM family methyltransferase, with product MSLPTFVRNATAACAHCLPPFRGLGTLCNKINSLTLGMGADSLATAKMRDGTTLLVDLTTRTEKWAFYSGQYDGDLISMIVSLLDHDSYFLDVGGNIGFYTVAVASSYRAHKGEGRVIAFEPFASNYQRLESNAQRNALEDYCELYNVGLSDERKECEITLREDFEGGSETGNAAIPVGDEKDKNFRRAPIMLEMLDAFWQEHQYQDRKIDVIKVDIEGHEDYFFRGARTVIEAQRPTILMEVNKPYYQAREVELDSLFLPLIPPDYVLFRPLGSGWTTLQSLHDCQALDNALLVPREKLDLPRYERFRKLADT